The genomic segment AAAATGAATGAGAAAATAGCACGGACTGGCCTTTGTCATTTAAATTACAGGGATGGGTTGAGAAACGTGCAGGAGAAAATATATCCTCACACATAGAGATAGGCTATATATTCTTTTTTCTGAGGACTTCTCTGGATGTGGTCTGATAGGTGCTGACGTGAATGGGCATAGCCCAGCCCCTGCTATAATATGAGGAGGAGAAGTCCAAACGCAGACAGATAGAGCAGAGAGCGGATCAGCGCGGTGGATGCGCAGACGCATCAGGTGCGCGCCAGGAGAGAAGGACTCCGAGACGCACGGCGGCACGACCAGAGAACCAAATAGCTTTAGGAGATTTGGGAACTGGTGTGAGGAGAAAGGAGTAGGACTATTTCTTCTCGAGAGCTTTAGATAAAGACAACATGTGCAGGGGCGCGGCTGGAGGCGCACCGGACCAGAGACACCTGCTCTGAAAAGTGCGTGCCATGAAGCAGCCTTTGCGCACAGACCTTCCATAGGTCAACCTGCTATCGTTGAAATTTCATCCAAAAACAAGGGCAACAATGAACCTGTCCGATTCTGTTTGGCTCGAGGACGAGCCGTGGAACCTCAGCACGCCGGAGGAGGACGATGACAAACTTTTATTCGGCATCGGCACGGACAATTTCATCACGCTGCTGGTGTTCGGGCTCATCTTTACGCTCGGCGTGCTGGGCAACTCCATGGTGATCACCGTGCTGGCGCGCAGCAAGCCGGGGAAACCGCGGAGCACCACCAACATCTTCATCCTCAACCTGAGCATCGCGGACCTCTCCTACCTGCTCTTCTGCATCCCCTTCCAGTCCACCATCTACATGATGCCGACCTGGGTCCTGGGCGCGTTCATCTGCAAGTTCATCCACTATTTCTTCACCGTGTCCATGCTGGTGAGCATCTTCACGCTGTCTGCCATGTCCGTGGACCGGTACGTTGCCATCGTGCACTCCAGAAAGTCCTCCTCCATTCGGGTGGCGAGGCACGCGTTGATCGGGGTGGTGGTGATTTGGATACTCTCCCTGGCCATGGCAGCGCCCGTCATGTACTACCAGAACATTTTCCCCAGGGACAATCACACCTTCTGCTGGGAAGAGTGGCCGGGTCTCAACCAGAGGAAAGTCTACGTGGTGTGCACGTTCGTGATTGGTTATGTGTTGCCTCTGCTGCTGATTTCCTTCTGTTATGCAAAGGTAAGAACATCTCATCACACTGGGTCACGGGTCTTTTTCCCATTGTGGAAAAGATTGAActatcaaaaataaatatcttatATCTTTCCTTTATTTTCCAACTTACAGGTTTTAAATCATTTGC from the Limanda limanda chromosome 11, fLimLim1.1, whole genome shotgun sequence genome contains:
- the LOC133014498 gene encoding galanin receptor type 1-like → MNLSDSVWLEDEPWNLSTPEEDDDKLLFGIGTDNFITLLVFGLIFTLGVLGNSMVITVLARSKPGKPRSTTNIFILNLSIADLSYLLFCIPFQSTIYMMPTWVLGAFICKFIHYFFTVSMLVSIFTLSAMSVDRYVAIVHSRKSSSIRVARHALIGVVVIWILSLAMAAPVMYYQNIFPRDNHTFCWEEWPGLNQRKVYVVCTFVIGYVLPLLLISFCYAKVLNHLHKKLRNMSKKSEASKKKTAQTVLVVVVVFCLSWLPHHVVHLWVVFGTFPLNQASFVLRVAAHCLAYSNSSVNPVIYAFLSENFRKAYKQVFKCQIGTSDSPLNDIKEIRSKAETPPSTNCTNV